The following proteins are co-located in the Bacillus pumilus genome:
- a CDS encoding M42 family metallopeptidase, which yields MTKLDQTLTMLKDLTDAKGIPGNERDVKKVMQTYIESYADEVSTDRLGSLIAKKEGNANGPKIMLAGHLDEVGFMVTKIDDKGYIRFQTVGGWWSQVMLAQRVTIVTKKGEITGVIGSKPPHVLSPEARKKSIEITDMFIDIGASSKEQAMEWGVLPGDQIVPYFEFTVMNDEKMLLAKAWDNRIGCAVAIDVMKNLHATQHENIAYSVATVQEEVGLRGAKTAAATIQPDIGFAIDVGVAGDTPGITEKEATSKLGQGPTIVVFDASMVSHKGLRDFVVQTADELNIPYQYDSMPGGGTDAGGIHLTGHGVPSLSIGIPSRYIHTHAAMIHRDDYENAVKLLTEVIKRLDQKTVEQITYGS from the coding sequence ATGACAAAGCTAGATCAAACATTAACTATGCTGAAAGACCTAACGGATGCAAAAGGGATTCCAGGTAATGAACGTGATGTCAAAAAAGTCATGCAGACATACATAGAATCATATGCAGATGAAGTCTCGACAGACCGCCTTGGCAGCTTGATCGCTAAGAAGGAAGGAAACGCAAACGGCCCTAAAATCATGCTCGCTGGTCACTTAGATGAAGTAGGATTCATGGTGACAAAAATTGATGACAAAGGCTATATTCGTTTTCAAACGGTTGGCGGCTGGTGGTCACAGGTCATGCTGGCGCAGCGTGTCACCATTGTGACGAAAAAAGGGGAGATCACAGGCGTGATTGGTTCTAAACCACCACATGTCTTATCGCCAGAAGCCCGTAAAAAATCAATTGAGATAACAGATATGTTTATTGATATTGGGGCTTCAAGCAAAGAACAGGCAATGGAGTGGGGAGTGCTGCCTGGAGATCAAATCGTTCCTTACTTTGAGTTTACGGTGATGAATGATGAAAAAATGCTCCTTGCAAAAGCATGGGACAACCGTATCGGCTGTGCAGTTGCGATTGATGTCATGAAGAATTTACATGCCACTCAGCATGAAAATATCGCTTACAGTGTTGCGACTGTACAAGAGGAAGTAGGCTTACGCGGAGCCAAAACAGCAGCTGCTACGATCCAGCCTGATATTGGATTTGCCATTGATGTTGGTGTAGCAGGAGATACGCCTGGCATTACTGAAAAAGAAGCAACAAGCAAACTTGGTCAAGGACCAACGATCGTTGTTTTTGACGCTTCTATGGTATCTCATAAAGGGCTTCGCGATTTTGTTGTCCAGACAGCAGATGAATTGAACATTCCTTATCAATACGATTCAATGCCTGGCGGGGGGACAGATGCTGGCGGTATCCATTTAACGGGTCATGGTGTTCCATCCCTATCAATCGGGATACCAAGCAGATATATTCATACCCATGCAGCGATGATTCACCGGGATGATTATGAAAATGCAGTGAAGCTTTTAACAGAAGTGATCAAAAGACTCGATCAAAAAACTGTCGAGCAGATTACGTACGGTTCTTAA
- a CDS encoding TrmH family RNA methyltransferase, protein MKYIESAKNASIKQWKKLHTKKERTKTGLFLVEGKHLVEEALKSGIVKELMVTSPDMLRSDIKPDIELYELSEEAFSAMTETETPQHIAAICTLPVFEEKKYERILLLDAVQDPGNLGTLIRTADAAGLDAVILGDGTVDAFNGKTLRSAQGSHFHLPILKQTLQQAIPAFKEQGIPVYGSALKDAKEYRNIAAEGPFALIVGNEGAGIDPEILQMTDQNLYVPMYGQAESLNVAVAAAVLVYHLRG, encoded by the coding sequence TTGAAATATATAGAATCAGCTAAAAACGCAAGTATTAAACAATGGAAAAAGCTGCATACAAAAAAAGAACGAACGAAAACGGGGCTATTTCTCGTTGAGGGGAAACATTTAGTAGAAGAAGCATTAAAGAGCGGGATTGTGAAGGAGTTAATGGTCACATCGCCTGACATGCTTCGGTCTGACATCAAGCCTGACATTGAGCTCTATGAACTGAGTGAAGAGGCTTTTTCTGCAATGACAGAAACCGAAACGCCTCAGCACATCGCAGCGATTTGTACACTTCCTGTATTTGAAGAAAAGAAGTATGAGCGAATTTTACTTTTAGATGCAGTGCAGGACCCGGGAAATTTGGGCACTCTGATTCGGACAGCAGATGCCGCTGGTCTGGATGCTGTGATCTTAGGGGATGGGACCGTCGATGCTTTTAACGGAAAAACGCTCCGTTCAGCTCAAGGCTCTCATTTCCATCTGCCCATCTTAAAGCAAACACTTCAACAGGCGATTCCAGCATTCAAAGAGCAGGGCATACCCGTGTACGGAAGTGCCTTAAAGGATGCGAAAGAGTATAGAAACATAGCGGCAGAAGGCCCGTTTGCGTTAATTGTTGGCAACGAGGGAGCAGGCATTGATCCAGAGATCCTTCAAATGACAGATCAGAATTTATATGTTCCGATGTATGGGCAAGCAGAATCATTAAATGTGGCTGTTGCAGCAGCGGTTCTTGTCTATCATTTGCGCGGATAG
- the sspI gene encoding small acid-soluble spore protein SspI translates to MDFNLRGAVIQNITGHNQEQLEHTILDAIQSGEEKMLPGLGVLFEVLWQEASENEKNEILETLEQGLKPQQQQ, encoded by the coding sequence ATGGATTTTAATTTAAGAGGCGCAGTCATTCAAAACATCACTGGCCATAATCAAGAGCAGCTTGAACATACGATTTTAGATGCGATTCAAAGCGGCGAGGAAAAAATGCTGCCAGGCCTTGGCGTGTTGTTTGAGGTTTTATGGCAAGAGGCATCAGAAAACGAAAAAAATGAAATCCTTGAAACATTAGAGCAGGGCTTAAAGCCTCAGCAGCAGCAATAA
- the cstA gene encoding carbon starvation protein CstA: MNAVTIVIGSMCILAIAYRLYGTFMMVKVLKVTDDHPTPAHTLEDGKDYVPTNKWVTFGHHFAAIAAAGPLVGPILAAQFGYLPGLLWLLIGAVIGGAVHDLVVLFASMRKKGKSLSEVAKEELGPVAGFCTGLAMLFIITITMAGLSMVVLHALERNPWGTFAVGITIPIAMGVGLYYKKTGNLKLATSAGFILLMFGVFLGPNIQGTALGDFLTLDTKTLALALPIYAFFAAALPVWLLLAPRDYLSSFMKIGVFIALIAGIFVVNPAIQFPAFTEFVNGGGPVLAGPVWPFISITIACGAISGFHAFVGSGTTPKMLDRWSDMKPVAFGAMLVECLVGIMALIAATALHPGDYFAINSTPEVFRTLGMSVENLPQLSKEIGLDLEGRTGGAVTLAVGMAYIFTGIPFFSHLASYFFQFVIMFEAVFILTAIDAGTRVARYLIQDFFGEAYKPLKRNDWVPGSVFASALACFMWGYLLYSGDIGSIWALFGVSNQLMASVGLIIGATVVLKIADKRRYMLTCLIPLAYLYVTVNYAGYWMVANVYLNPEASGYSVLNAFLSIIMLILGFVIIVFAIKKWVEIWRDPALRMETPITG; this comes from the coding sequence ATGAATGCGGTTACAATTGTCATAGGATCTATGTGTATTTTAGCGATAGCGTATCGTCTGTATGGTACATTTATGATGGTCAAGGTATTAAAGGTCACAGATGATCATCCGACACCAGCTCATACACTAGAGGACGGAAAAGATTACGTGCCAACAAATAAATGGGTCACATTTGGACATCACTTTGCTGCGATTGCAGCTGCTGGCCCACTAGTTGGTCCAATTTTAGCCGCACAATTTGGATATTTACCTGGTCTCCTTTGGCTTTTAATCGGAGCGGTGATTGGCGGAGCTGTGCATGACCTTGTCGTGTTATTTGCTTCGATGCGAAAAAAGGGGAAATCACTATCAGAGGTAGCGAAAGAAGAGCTAGGACCTGTTGCAGGATTTTGTACAGGGCTTGCCATGCTATTTATCATAACGATCACAATGGCAGGGCTGTCGATGGTTGTGCTTCATGCTTTAGAACGAAACCCTTGGGGGACATTTGCAGTCGGAATCACCATTCCAATTGCAATGGGGGTAGGTCTTTATTATAAAAAGACAGGCAATTTAAAGCTGGCCACATCTGCGGGATTTATTTTACTGATGTTTGGTGTATTCCTTGGACCAAATATTCAAGGAACGGCACTTGGTGATTTTTTAACACTTGATACAAAAACGCTGGCTCTCGCCTTGCCGATTTATGCATTCTTTGCAGCGGCTCTGCCAGTTTGGCTGCTATTGGCACCAAGAGACTACTTAAGTAGTTTTATGAAAATTGGTGTTTTCATCGCTCTGATTGCTGGGATCTTTGTGGTGAATCCGGCCATTCAATTTCCAGCGTTTACAGAGTTTGTGAATGGAGGAGGGCCTGTTTTAGCTGGTCCTGTCTGGCCATTTATATCAATTACAATTGCTTGCGGCGCCATATCCGGTTTCCACGCATTTGTTGGCTCAGGAACAACGCCAAAGATGCTGGACCGCTGGAGTGATATGAAGCCTGTAGCGTTTGGTGCAATGCTAGTGGAATGCTTGGTGGGGATCATGGCGTTAATTGCCGCCACAGCTCTTCATCCAGGAGATTATTTTGCGATTAACAGTACACCAGAAGTGTTCCGAACGCTCGGTATGAGTGTCGAGAACCTTCCGCAGCTTAGTAAGGAAATTGGTCTTGATTTAGAGGGAAGAACGGGTGGAGCCGTTACATTAGCAGTGGGGATGGCGTATATCTTTACGGGGATTCCATTCTTTAGCCATTTGGCGTCTTATTTCTTCCAATTCGTCATTATGTTTGAAGCTGTCTTTATTTTAACAGCTATTGATGCTGGAACGCGTGTGGCACGTTATTTGATTCAAGACTTCTTTGGAGAAGCATATAAACCGCTTAAACGAAATGATTGGGTACCTGGGTCTGTGTTTGCAAGTGCGCTTGCCTGTTTTATGTGGGGATACTTGCTTTACTCTGGGGACATCGGGTCCATTTGGGCGTTATTTGGGGTTTCAAACCAATTAATGGCCTCGGTAGGCTTGATCATTGGTGCGACCGTTGTGTTAAAAATTGCGGATAAAAGGCGATATATGCTGACTTGTTTAATTCCGCTCGCTTACTTATATGTCACCGTGAATTATGCGGGCTATTGGATGGTGGCCAATGTATACCTCAATCCTGAGGCGTCTGGCTACAGCGTGCTTAATGCGTTCTTGTCGATCATCATGCTGATCTTGGGATTTGTGATTATTGTGTTTGCTATTAAAAAATGGGTCGAGATCTGGCGTGATCCAGCGCTTCGGATGGAGACACCTATCACTGGATAA